TGCTCTGTTCATCTGCTCATCTGTTGCTTGTTCATCTCCCCAAAGTAAATTTGACCGTATACTTCCCTTAAACAGTCGACTCTTTTGCTCAACAATACCAATCAGCCTTCGAAGTGACGAAAGAGAATACTCCTTGACATTTTTTCCAGCAATCTCTACCTCTCCCTGACGAACATCATAAAATCTTGGAATCAGATTGACCAAAGTTGATTTTCCAGAACCAGTTCCTCCAATAACGCCAATCATCTGCCCCTTATTTACACTAAAATTAATTTCTTCCAGTGCATCTGCTCCAGCATTTGGATAGGAGAAGTTGACATCCTTAAAACAAATCACTGCCTCCTCTTTTGCACTATCCCAACTCTGTAAGGCATCTTCTTTCCCATCGACCAATGAATTTTGAATGGCAAATACTTCATTGACACGCCTTGCACATGCTGAGGCCTTTGACATATTAATAATGAGATTAGCAACTTTAACGAGTTCCACCAAAATCTGAGACATATAATTGACCAGAGCAACAACCTCTCCCTGTGTCAATGTACCCACATTGACCTTGACAGAGCCCGTCTTTAAGATCGCAACAATGCCCAAATTAATGACAACATAGGTCAATGGATTCATCAATGCAGAAAGATTGCCCACATGAATTTGCATATCTGACAAGTTCTGTGTTCGATCTTTGTAGGTCGAAATCTCATCGCTTTGCCTAGAAAAAGCACGGATTACACGCACTCCTGTAAGGTTTTCTGATGTCTGACCAAGGACATCATCCAGTCGCTTTTGCACCTGCTTATACATTTTGACAGTCTGCCCCATAATACTTGCCACAATCACTGCCAAAAGTGCGATGACCACTACAAAAATCAGAGATTCTCTCACATCAATACTAAAGGACATCACCAATGCACCAAAGACAATAAACGGAGAACGTAATACCAATCGAAAGAACAAATTTACTCCCGCCTGAATTTGATTAGTATCATTGGTCATACGGGTTGTGAATGTATCCCTGCCCAGTAAATCTGTTTCAGCATGAGAAAATCCAAGGATATGTCGAAACAAATCATCTCTGAGTGCTGTTCCAAAACCCGCTGCGGCCTTTGCACTAAAATATTGTGCCGTAATAGCACTGCAAAGCCCCACGATGGCCAATCCCACTAGTACCGCCCCCATCCTTACAATATAGGCTGTGTTTTCCTGGGCAATACCATGGTCAATTATTCCAGCCATCACTAGGGGAACCAATAGCTCAAAACTTGCTTCCAACAATTTAAAGAGCGGAGCAAGTATGGACTCCTTGGTGTATCCACGAAGATACTTTACAAGTTTTAGCATTTTTCTTCCTTCTTTCTCTATTCATTTATCTAATAACTTTTACATCGTACTCCATTACTTCAGTACTGTCAAATTTTCTTCTCGAACAAGGTAAATTTTTTTTGCTAATCTCGCCAGTTCTTGTCCATATCTAGCATTCTCTTCGATCCTCTTTTTTTCCTCCATATCAATGGGGTCAAGGCAGCGCCCCAATTCAAACACTACCCTGACCTCACTATAGCTTCTTTCTATTGCTTTGACCGTCCTTGCACTCTTTTTATCTGCAATCACTAAGATAAAACTAGAAGAATGCATAGGTCAAGTCCTTGTTGTAGGTGCTCGCAAAGGTAATCCCATCAAAGCATTCCTTTTCGGACATTCTCTCTGAATACACTAAACTACTTGCACGCTCGCACACATTGCCAACTCCTGTAATCTCTTCTACAAACTCGGAGTCATTAAAATCCCCCTTTGCCTTTTCCAAATCCTTTGCGGTGTAAATTTTTAATCTTGCCTTGTACTTCTTTGCCAAGGCCAAGATAGCTGGTTCATTGGCCTTTAAGTCAATGGTAGCAAAGCTGGCAATTGCTGCACCATCAATTTGATTTTTTGTCAACCACGCAGAAAAAGCCTCATCCATCTTTTCAATTTCTGTATCTTTCTTACAGCCCACGCCAACACAAATATTCTTTGGAATTAAGCGAAGAATTGATTTTTCAGGTGTACTCTTTTTAAATGTGCGATTCGTCACATAGATAGAAATTGGACTCTGACTATTTCTCAAATAGGTTGGTACCTTTCCAATAATCTTATAGCCAGAAACCATCTCCACACTCTCGCCATCCAATAGTCGTGAACTCACCTCCCTGGCCAATTTTCTGTCACTCAACTTTAACTTATTTTTCTTTGCCCATTCATCCACAGCCCAAACACCCTCGACATCTGTTGCTGTCGTAATCACTGCATTTGCCCCCAAATGCTCAGCAAGAATCCTCGAAAGCTCATTGGCACCGCCCATATGTCCTGAAAGAAGGGAAATGACATAATTTCCAAGCTCATCCATACACAAAACTGCTGGATCTTCAAACTTATCCTTCAAAAATGGAGCAATCGCTCGCACTGCAATACCTGTGGCCCCAATAAACACCAAAGCATCATTGGAATAGAAATATTCTCCTGCAAATTCTTTTAATGGCACACGGTGATTTTTCATTCGATCCACCATCTCCACATGATGCCCCATTGTATTTAGTAATTCATTCACTCGCTGCCCTAGGCGCATCCCCTGCTCTGTAAAACTAATAATTGTAATCTTCATTGCCTTCTCCTTTCCTCCATAAAAAAAGCTGTCACACTAATTACAGTGCAACAGCCATCTTTATTTCTTCAAATTATTCCTCGTCAACAGACTCTTTCTCCTGATTGTTCAGCAAACTTCTGATGCTCAAAGAAATCTTTTGATCCTCTTCGTTGATATCCACTACGCGAGCCTCAACTTCCTGACCTACTTTGAGTACATCAGATGGCTTTTCTACATGATCTTTTGCAATCTGAGAAACATGTAGGAGTGCATCAATACCTGGCTCAAGTTCAACAAAGGCACCAAAATCTGTCATACGAGCAACACGGCCCTTAACCACTGTGCCCTTTGCATACTTTTCTGCTGCATCCTTCCATGGATTAACCTCTGGGAACTTCATGCTCAAAGCAATCTTCTCACCAGTGATATCCTTGATCATTACGGTCACCTTATCGCCTGTCTTAAATACCCTCTTTGGATTTTCAATTCTTCCCCAACTCATCTCTGAAATATGAAGAAGACCATCCGCTCCGCCAAGATCAACAAAAGCACCAAAATCCGTGACATTTTTTACAACGCCCTCAACTCTATCCCCTGGTTTAATTCTAGCAAAGAGTTCTTTTTGAAGTTCCGCCTTCTTCGCCTTCATCAACTCCTTGCGGTCGCCAATAATGCGACGACGTCTTGGATTGAACTCTGTGAGAACAAAGCTAATCTCCTGACCCGCATACTTTTTCAAATCTTTCTCATAAGTATCTGATACAAGACTTGCTGGAATAAACACCTTTGTGTCCTCAATATCTACACTAAGACCACCCTCAAGTACTTGTACAACCTTTGCTGTAAGTATCTCATGATTTTCAAATGCTTGCTGTAACTTTAATGAACCTTTATCTACGGCAAGTCTTCTTGAAGAAAGAACTACCTGTCCCTCTCCATCATTCACTTTGAGAACCTTTGCCTCAATTTCATCACCTTCATGAACCACAGTACGAAGATCTAGACTGTTGTCATTTGTGTACTCGTTACGAGTAATAATACCATCTGACTTAAAACCAATATTCAAAATGATCTGGTCTTCTTTAACATTGATTACTTTACCAGTGACAACCTCTCCTGTACGTATTGTTTTTAATGAATCCTCTAACATCTCTTCAAAACTAAGGTCTGACATTACTATGAACCTCCTCAATGATTTGTTTTGGGGTTGAAGCCCCTGCTGTAATGCCTACACTGCGCACAGAAAATAAATCATCCAAATTTAAATCTTCAAGTGTCTGAATAAAAATGGTATTTGCACACTCATTTTTACAAATTTCTACAAGCTTTGCTGTGTTTGAACTGGATTTACCACCAATCACAATCATCGCATCTACTTTGGCCGCAATCTCGCAAGCCTCCACTTGTCTTTCCTGTGTAGCATTGCAAATCGTATTAAAACACTTAATATCATAACCTAAATCACTTATTTTATCAAGAATTTCTTTGAATTTGTTGTAATTATATGTTGTCTGTGCAACAATACTAATCTTTTCATCTGGTTTCAAATTCAAATTCATAAAACCCTCAAAGTTTTCTACTGCTACTGTATTTTCATCTCCCCAGCCTTGAATGCCTTCCACTTCTGGATGTTTTGGATTTCCAAAAATGATGACTCTTCTTCCTATCTTGCACTCCTCTTGTACAATATTATGAATCTTTTTCACAAATGGACAAGTAGCATCAACCACCTTCATTCCACTGTCTAGGCAGGTATCCATCACATCCTTACTAATACCATGGGAACGAATAATTAAAGTTCCACTCTCTTTTAATTCATCCAATCCCTCAATCACCTGCACACCCTTGCTAGCTAAATCTTTGACCACTTCTTCATTATGAATAATTGGTCCCAAAGTATACACTTGATTTCCCTTTTCTACTTCGCTGTAAACAGTATCCATTGCCTTCTGTACACCAAAGCAAAATCCTGCGGTTTCTGCTAAAATCACCTCTCGCATATTCTATCTCTCCCTTGCCAATGAAACAATTTTTTCCACCACTTCATCAATTGTCATATTCGATGAATCAATGAGAATTGCATCTTTTGCTTGACGAAGTGGAGAGATTTCTCTATTCATATCTTGTGCATCTCTTTCCATAATTCCCTGCTCAATATCATGAATATCACAAAATACACCCTTTTGTGTGAGTTCATTGTACCTGCGCATCGCTCGAACCTTTGATGATGCCGTTAAATAAATTTTTACATTGGCCTGTGGCAATACCACTGTACCAATATCTCGCCCATCCATTACCACATCTTGCTTTGTAGCAACTTCCCTTTGCATTTTCACAAGATACTCTCGAACAAGAGTATACTTGCTTATTTCACTTGCCCAATTGCCCACTCGCTCTGCACGAATCTCCTCTGTGACATCTTTTCCATTGAGCAATACTTTCTGATCCCCTGCTTCAAATTGAATATCCACCTGGATATTCTCTATTTCTTTGGCAATTCTTTTTTCATCATCACTTGCAATTCCATTTTTAATGAAAAATAATGCCACAGCGCGATACATTGCACCTGTATCAACATAAATACAATTTAATTTTTTGCTGACCATTTTTGCAATCGTTGACTTTCCTGCCCCTGCTGGTCCATCAATCGCAATATTCAATCTCTTATTCAACATATTCTATATCCTCTCCAGCACACCAACCTGTTGACCATGCAATTTGCAAATTATAGCCCCCAGTCAGTGCATCCAAATCCAATATTTCCCCTGCAAAATACAAGCCCTTAATGAGCTTTGATTCCATAGTTGAAGGATTGATTTGAGAAACATCGACACCACCTTTTGTGATAATGGCCTCCTTAAATCCTCGTGTACCCACAATCGTATATTCCAAACATTTTGTTGCTCGAATTAAATCTTGTCTCTGCTTCTTTGTAATTGCATTGACTTGAATATCAGTTGGAATACCCGATTGACGAATCACTTCCGGAATCAATCTTGCTGGAAATAGCTTCACCAAAGCATTCTTTAAATTCTTATTTTTAAATTCCAAGAAATCTCGAAGAACTCTTTGTTCCAATTGTTCAAAGCTCAGTGCAGGCTTTAAATCAATATGAAGCAACAACTTATGCTTTTTTAAGCTTTCCACTACATAAGAACTTGAGGATAAAATGACAGGACCGCTGACACCAAAGTGAGTAAATAACATTTCACCAAAATCTCTGTAGAGTTCTTTACCTCCATCGAGTACACAAACTTCGATATTCTTTAGAGAAAGTCCCTGTAAATCTCCACAAGTTGGCTCCTCAATCACTAGGGGAACAAGTGAAGGCAGGCATTCCTTCAACCGATGTCCTGCCCTCTTTGCAAAGCGATGGCCGTCCCCTGTTGAACCTGTCGCTGGGTAACTTAATCCCCCTGTCGCAACAATGACAGCATCCGCTAGCACTTTCTCATTTCCCTTTACCATAATCCCCTTAATACACTCTTCCTCAATCAAAAGTCCTGTAACCTCAGATTTTAAAAATACCTTTACACCATAGTCCCTCAATATCTTTTCCAATGCCTTTAATACATCAGATGAATGGTCCGAAACAGGAAATACTCGATTTCCTCTCTCTACCTTAAGGGCACAGCCAGCATTTTCAATCATCTGCATAATATCTTCATTCGTCAAATTCTTAAATGAACTGTATAAAAATTTGGGATTGCGAACTACATTGTTCATCACTGTCTGCATATCTGAGGCGTTGGTCACATTGCAACGTCCCTTTCCTGTGATATATAATTTTTTTCCCAATTTTTCATTTTTTTCATAGATACAAACTTCATGCCCTTTGGCAGCTGCAGAAACGGCAGCCAGAATCCCGGCTGCCCCTCCTCCTATAATGATTACTCTGCTCATTATAACTCCACAGTAACAAAAATATCATAAATTGCCTTAATTGCGGATTCAAAATCACATTCTCTCACACCAATAATGATATTAAACTCTGAAGAACCCTGATCAATCATCTTGACATTGATTCTTGCATGAGCCAATGCAGCAAAAATCCTTCCTGCTGTACCACGATTGGCCTTCATTCCTCTTCCCACAACAGCAACCAATGCAAGTCCTGATTCCATTTCCACAGAATCTGGCTTTGCCTTGCGATGAATGCCCGCAACAACTCTTTGCTCATGATCTTCAAATTCATCCTGATGAACAAATACGGACATCGTATCAATACCTGATGGCATATGCTCAATCGAAATGTCATTCTCATCAAACACCTCAAGTACTTTGCGACAAAATCCAACTTCTGCATTCATCATCGCCTTATCTACATTGATGGAACAAAATCCCTTCTTGCCCGCAATGCCTGTAATCGTATATCTTGGTCGCTTACAAGTGCTCTCCACAATCAGTGTTCCCTTGTCCTCTGGACGATTGGTATTGCGAATATTGATTGGAATACCCTCTGCCCTTACTGGAAAAATTGCATCCTCATGCAATACACTCGCCCCCATATAAGAAAGCTCTCTCAGCTCTCTATAGGTGATGGTCTCAATCACTGCTGGATCCTTAATAATTCTAGGGTCTGCAATTAAAAATCCAGATACATCCGTCCAGTTCTCATAGACATCCGCATGAATGGCTCTAGCTACAATCGACCCAGTGATATCTGATCCACCTCTTGAAAATGTTCGAATCTTCCCACTGTGATCAATGCCATAAAATCCTGGAATAACCACCTTTCCCTTTACATTTTCAAGCCTTGCAGAAATCTCTGCATTTGTATATTCTGCATCAAATGTGCCATCTTCATTGAAGAAAATAACCTCTGCTGCATCCAAGAAGTCACAACCCAAATAGTTTGCCAACACCATACCATTGAGGTATTCGCCACGAGATGCCGCATACTCCTTTCCCTGCTTTGCTAGGAAATTCTCCTCGATTTTCTTAAATTCCATATCGAGATTTAAGTTGAGTCCCAGGCCATCAATAATACTCTGATATCTGTCTTTAATTTTTTCAAATACCTTCTTGTAAGATCCCCCTGTAGAAGCAGCCTCATATGCTTGATACAGCATATCTGTTACCTTCTCATCCTTTGAATCCCTCTTGCCTGGTGCGGAAGGAACAACAAATCTTCTCGCCTTATCTGCATTGATAATGTCGCTCACCTTCTTAAATTGCTTTGCACTTGCCAGTGAACTTCCGCCAAACTTAACTACTTTCTTCATAAAAAACTATCTCCTCAATTTATTTAAAATAGGCAACTCCCGATGCAAATATCTTCATATCTTGGTCACCATAAATATTGATGGCAATATCCTTACCTCTTCTTTCCGCATGGGCCATCTTTCCAAATACTCGTCCATCTGGACTTGTAATTCCTTCAATTGCCCCATAGGATCCATTCGGATTCCATTCATCATCCATTGTTGGATTTCCTGCCAAATCAACATATTGTGTCGCCACCTGTCCATTGGCAAATAATTGATCTAACCACTCCTTGGTCGCAACAAATTTTCCCTCTCCATGAGAAGCAGGATTTGTATATACCTTGCCAAGCTCAGCCTGTGCAAGCCATGGAGATTTATTGGACACTACTTTTAGGTATACTTCCTTTGAGATATGTCGCCCAATATTATTCATCGCCAATGTCGGTGCATCCTTGGCCTGAACACCAATCTGACCATTTGGTACAAGGCCAAGCTTTACGAGTGCCTGAAAGCCATTGCAGATACCAAGCACCAAGCCATCTCTTTGACCAAGCAATTTTTCAATTTCTTCCTTAATAACTGCATTTCTAAATACAGCCGCAAAAAACTTCGCCGATCCTTCTGGTTCATCTCCTGCAGAGAAGCCACCTGGGAACATAATAATCTGAGATTGTGCAATCTCCTTCTTATAAAGTTCTACAGAATCACGAATATCCTGTGCTGAGAGATTTCGAAATACAAACGCCTGTGCCTGTGCACCAACTTTTTCAAAAGCTCGAATGGAATCATACTCACAATTGGTTCCAGGGAAAACTGGAATAAATACTCTTGGTTTTGCCACCTTATTCTTGCAAATATAGATATCCTTTGCCTCAAATAACTTTGTCTCCATTGGCGATGGCACAGATTCTTGCGTTGTTGTTGGGAACACTCCCTCAAGCGGTGCCTCCCATACCTTGAGTGCCTCATCCAAAGAAATCTCTGTATTGCTATAACTTAACTTCGCATCATCTGTCACTTCTCCAATAACAGTATAAGTGATGGCAAGCTGTCCCACATATTCTCCTGGAACCTCAGCAACAATATTTCCATAACCTGGAGCAAAGAAATCTCTTGGATCAAAATTGTGCTCAATCTTGGCACCGAGCATATTTCCAAAACTCATCTTGGCAATGGCCTCAGCCACACCTGAACGCTCTGTTGCATAGGCTGATACAATGCGTCCGCTCTTGACATCCTCAAAGAATTTCGCATATTGATCTTTAATATACTCATAATCTGGCAAGTCATACTCATTTCTCTTTGCTCGAAGAAGAATAATTTTATTGCCTGGTTTCTTAAATTCTGGACTGAGAATGTGACTGGCATTGGCCACATCGACAGCAAAAGAAACCAATGTCGGTGGAACATCGATATCATTAAATGTTCCTGACATCGAATCTTTTCCTCCAATAGAGCCAAGTCCAAATCCAAGCTGTGCATCATAGGCACCCAAAAGTGCTGCAAATGGCTGGCTCCAACGCCCTGGATCTTCGCTCATTCTGCGGAAGTACTCCTGAAAAGTAAAATGAATCTTTTTGTAATCTCCACCACCAGCAACAATTTTAGCCACAGAGGACAAAACGGCATAAATGGCACCATGATATGGGCTCCAGCTAGATAAATATGGATCATATCCATAACTCATCATCGTCACTGCATCTGTCTTTCCGTGTAAAACAGGTACCTTGGCCACCATTACTTGTGTCTCTGAACGCTGATATTTTCCACCATATGGCATCAACACACTACCTGCTCCAATTGAGCTATCAAACATCTCCACAAGTCCCTTTTGTGAACAAACATTGAGATCCTTCAATGTGTCAAGCCATTTTCCTCTGACATCTTCAATATCTCCTTGAACAAATGGATTGGCTTTTTCATCTGGAATCTCCACGCTGACATTTGCCTCCTGGTGAGCACCATTGGTGTCAAGAAAAGCTCTACTGATGTCAACAATAGTTTTTCCTCTCCAATTCATCACAAGGCGAGGATTTTCTTCTACCTTTGCCACTTCAACAGCCTCTAAATTTTCCTCAGCAGCATAGGCCAAAAATTCCTTCACATCCTTTGGATCAATCACAACAGCCATTCTCTCTTGAGATTCAGAAATCGCAATCTCTGTTCCATCAAGCCCTGCATATTTTTTTGGCACAAGATCAAGATCAATCGTCAAACCACTGGCCAGCTCTCCAATAGCCACAGAAACACCACCTGCACCAAAGTCATTGCACTTTTTAATTAATCGACTAACTTCTGGTCTTCTAAACAATCTTTGAATCTTTCTCTCTGTAGGTGCATTTCCCTTTTGAACCTCAGCACCACAAGTGTCAATAGAGGTTGTTGTATGCACCTTACTTGAGCCTGTTGCACCACCACAGCCATCTCGACCAGTTCTTCCACCCAGTAAAATAATGATATCGCCTGGATCAGAATTCAATCTCTTGACATCTTTTCTTGGTGCTGCACCCATAACCGCACCAATCTCCATGCGCTTAGCCACATAGTCTGGATGATAAATCTCCTTTACATAACCTGTTGCCAAACCAATTTGATTTCCATAGGACGAATATCCTCTAGCTGCCCCTGTCACAATCTTTTTCTGTGGCAATTTTCCATGCAAGGTCTCCTTGAGCGGACGAGTTGGATCTGCTGCCCCCGTCACACGCATCGCTTGATAGACATAGGTTCTACCCGACAATGGATCTCGAATTGCACCACCAAGACAGGTTGCTGCTCCACCAAATGGCTCGATTTCTGTAGGATGATTGTGTGTCTCATTTTTAAAATTAATTAGCCACTCCTGTGTCACTCCATCCACATCAATGGGAACAACAATGGAGCAGGCATTAATCTCATCCGATTCCTCGACATCAGTCAAGATTCCCTCTTTCTTTAACTTTTTCATTGCCAGCAGAGCAATATCCATCAAACAAATATACTTATCCTCTCTGCCCTTATACAAAACTTCTCTGTCGGTTTTATAGCGATGAAATGTATCTTCCATCGGCTTTCTATAGTATCCCTCACCAAAATCAATATCTTTGAGTTCTGTCTGGAAAGTTGTGTGACGACAATGATCAGACCAATAGGTATCGAGCACACGAATCTCTGTCATCGATGGGTCTCTCTTTTCCTCATCTCTAAAGTAATCTCGAATAAACTCAAAATCTTTAAATGTCATCGCAAGATTGAGACTTTGATACAAAGACTTTAATTCCATCTCTGTCATATCTCGAAAGTGCTCAAAAATAATGACATCCTTTGGTACATCGTAGTGAGCAATCAATGTCTGTGGCTTTTCCATTCCTGTCTCTCTAGAGTCCACTGGATTAATACAAAAACTCTTAATACTCTCTATTTCTTCTGGCGAAAATTCCCCACGCAATACATAAGTTGTAGCCGAAACAATGGCAGGATTCTCTGTGGCATCCAGCAATTGAATGCATTGCACCGCTGAATCTGCCCTTTGATCAAACTGACCTGGTAAATACTCTACAGAAAAAATAACATCCTTCTCGTCATGTGGAAACTCTTCCTCATAGAGATCATCTAGCGGCGGTTCAGAAAAAATAGTATCCAGAGATTTTTTATATGTGGTCTCAGAAATATTTTCAATATCATATCGGATCAGAACACGAACACCCTCTAGTCCCTGGCACCCGATGTATCTTTTGATATCCTCTCTCAACTCTCCTGCTCGAACTGCAAACTCTGGTTTCTTCTCGACATAAATTCGCTTGACCGTCATTTCAATTGTCCCTCCCTGCTCATTGCATTCAATGTAATCTTCATCAATTCTGAAACTTCTTCCTGTGAAATTCCTGCACGAACAGCTAACTCCTCAGGTGTTGCCTCTCGACCAAGTTCCAAAGCCAATACTCTTGCTTCTTCTGACAATGCATTCAATCGATCAGCCAATTCTTCTTTGGCACTTTTTGCTAGATTCTCCTCAGAAATCATCATCTTCATTGCGTCGTGAATCTCGGCTGCAATTTGTGACTTCAAATCT
This region of Lachnospiraceae bacterium oral taxon 096 genomic DNA includes:
- a CDS encoding phosphoribosylformylglycinamidine synthase, giving the protein MTVKRIYVEKKPEFAVRAGELREDIKRYIGCQGLEGVRVLIRYDIENISETTYKKSLDTIFSEPPLDDLYEEEFPHDEKDVIFSVEYLPGQFDQRADSAVQCIQLLDATENPAIVSATTYVLRGEFSPEEIESIKSFCINPVDSRETGMEKPQTLIAHYDVPKDVIIFEHFRDMTEMELKSLYQSLNLAMTFKDFEFIRDYFRDEEKRDPSMTEIRVLDTYWSDHCRHTTFQTELKDIDFGEGYYRKPMEDTFHRYKTDREVLYKGREDKYICLMDIALLAMKKLKKEGILTDVEESDEINACSIVVPIDVDGVTQEWLINFKNETHNHPTEIEPFGGAATCLGGAIRDPLSGRTYVYQAMRVTGAADPTRPLKETLHGKLPQKKIVTGAARGYSSYGNQIGLATGYVKEIYHPDYVAKRMEIGAVMGAAPRKDVKRLNSDPGDIIILLGGRTGRDGCGGATGSSKVHTTTSIDTCGAEVQKGNAPTERKIQRLFRRPEVSRLIKKCNDFGAGGVSVAIGELASGLTIDLDLVPKKYAGLDGTEIAISESQERMAVVIDPKDVKEFLAYAAEENLEAVEVAKVEENPRLVMNWRGKTIVDISRAFLDTNGAHQEANVSVEIPDEKANPFVQGDIEDVRGKWLDTLKDLNVCSQKGLVEMFDSSIGAGSVLMPYGGKYQRSETQVMVAKVPVLHGKTDAVTMMSYGYDPYLSSWSPYHGAIYAVLSSVAKIVAGGGDYKKIHFTFQEYFRRMSEDPGRWSQPFAALLGAYDAQLGFGLGSIGGKDSMSGTFNDIDVPPTLVSFAVDVANASHILSPEFKKPGNKIILLRAKRNEYDLPDYEYIKDQYAKFFEDVKSGRIVSAYATERSGVAEAIAKMSFGNMLGAKIEHNFDPRDFFAPGYGNIVAEVPGEYVGQLAITYTVIGEVTDDAKLSYSNTEISLDEALKVWEAPLEGVFPTTTQESVPSPMETKLFEAKDIYICKNKVAKPRVFIPVFPGTNCEYDSIRAFEKVGAQAQAFVFRNLSAQDIRDSVELYKKEIAQSQIIMFPGGFSAGDEPEGSAKFFAAVFRNAVIKEEIEKLLGQRDGLVLGICNGFQALVKLGLVPNGQIGVQAKDAPTLAMNNIGRHISKEVYLKVVSNKSPWLAQAELGKVYTNPASHGEGKFVATKEWLDQLFANGQVATQYVDLAGNPTMDDEWNPNGSYGAIEGITSPDGRVFGKMAHAERRGKDIAINIYGDQDMKIFASGVAYFK
- a CDS encoding RNA polymerase subunit sigma-70, whose translation is MEEKIDLLQIFLEELADIEPIQEEEETRLLKELRGGNHSVCERLIEGNLKYAISFVKDYTGQGIHPNDMIAQINLALTNAVMNYKSGDLKSQIAAEIHDAMKMMISEENLAKSAKEELADRLNALSEEARVLALELGREATPEELAVRAGISQEEVSELMKITLNAMSREGQLK